A region from the Nostoc sp. HK-01 genome encodes:
- a CDS encoding hydrogenase maturation protease, giving the protein MLTIIGCGNLNRCDDAVGVIIAQRLQQYLAQNPHPNVRVYDCGTAGMEVMFQARGSKKLVIIDASSTNSEPGAIFKVPGKELEALPEPSYNLHDFRWDNALAAGRKIFQDEFPKDVTVYLIEAANLGFGLELSPVVKHSADLVFEKVVAIIRQNNLS; this is encoded by the coding sequence ATGCTAACTATTATTGGATGCGGCAATCTTAATCGCTGCGATGATGCTGTGGGTGTAATTATTGCCCAACGGTTACAACAATATCTAGCCCAAAATCCTCACCCCAATGTGCGTGTTTATGACTGTGGAACCGCAGGTATGGAGGTAATGTTTCAAGCTAGAGGTAGTAAGAAATTAGTAATTATTGATGCTAGTTCAACTAATTCAGAACCGGGTGCAATATTTAAGGTTCCGGGCAAAGAATTGGAAGCTTTGCCGGAACCCAGTTATAACTTGCATGATTTTCGTTGGGATAATGCACTAGCCGCCGGACGGAAAATATTTCAGGATGAGTTTCCTAAAGATGTGACTGTGTATTTAATTGAGGCGGCAAATCTTGGTTTTGGACTGGAGTTAAGTCCTGTTGTTAAACATTCTGCTGACCTGGTTTTTGAGAAGGTAGTTGCAATTATCAGACAGAATAATTTGTCATAA
- the mop gene encoding molybdopterin binding protein, with protein sequence MKISARNAIKTTVKKVVTGSVNTEVTLELAPGVELVSIITKSSADRLGLAEGKQAYAVIKASDVIVAID encoded by the coding sequence ATGAAAATTAGCGCTCGTAATGCAATAAAAACTACTGTTAAGAAAGTTGTAACTGGTTCAGTTAATACCGAAGTCACTTTAGAACTAGCACCTGGAGTAGAACTAGTCTCTATAATCACCAAATCCTCAGCCGATAGATTAGGCTTGGCTGAAGGTAAACAAGCTTATGCTGTTATTAAAGCATCAGATGTTATTGTTGCTATTGATTAA
- a CDS encoding FeoA family protein — translation MFTPFSIIGCSLELLKPGEQGIVAFYQTENTKILDKIISIGIKIGTSITIEQQFPSLLVKVNNQTISINQKIARIIYVRIVES, via the coding sequence ATGTTTACTCCTTTTTCCATAATTGGCTGCTCCTTAGAATTGCTTAAACCAGGTGAACAAGGTATAGTAGCTTTTTATCAAACTGAGAATACAAAAATACTAGATAAAATTATTTCAATAGGCATAAAAATCGGTACTTCTATTACAATAGAACAGCAATTTCCTTCATTGTTAGTCAAAGTTAATAACCAAACTATCAGTATTAATCAAAAAATTGCTCGGATTATTTATGTTCGGATTGTTGAAAGTTAA
- a CDS encoding 2Fe-2S ferredoxin: MATYQVRLINKKEDLDTTIEIDEETTILDGAEENGIELPFSCHSGSCSSCVGKVTEGEVDQSDQIFLDDEQMSKGFALLCVTYPRSNCTIKTHQEPYLV; encoded by the coding sequence ATGGCTACCTATCAAGTAAGATTAATCAACAAAAAAGAAGACCTCGACACCACAATTGAAATTGACGAAGAAACTACAATTTTAGACGGAGCAGAAGAAAATGGTATTGAGTTACCTTTTTCTTGCCATTCAGGTTCTTGCTCTAGCTGTGTAGGCAAAGTTACTGAAGGTGAAGTTGATCAATCTGATCAAATCTTCTTGGATGATGAGCAAATGTCCAAAGGATTTGCTCTATTGTGCGTTACCTATCCTCGCTCTAACTGCACAATCAAAACACACCAAGAACCTTACCTCGTTTAA
- a CDS encoding HesB/YadR/YfhF-family protein: MTVTLTEKAEFRLRAFLRGSGSDENSATKGIRISVKGGGCNGYEYGMDVTSQPQPDDLVIQQGSVLVYVDAKSAPLLEGIVIDFVEGMVESGFKFTNPNATSTCGCGKSFQAGDCTPTGVPCS, translated from the coding sequence ATGACTGTTACTTTAACAGAAAAAGCAGAATTTCGTTTGCGGGCTTTCCTGCGAGGTTCCGGTTCCGATGAGAATAGTGCAACTAAAGGTATCCGCATCTCTGTCAAAGGTGGTGGTTGCAATGGCTATGAATATGGCATGGATGTCACTAGCCAACCCCAACCAGATGATTTGGTAATTCAGCAAGGTAGTGTGCTGGTTTATGTGGATGCCAAAAGTGCGCCCTTGTTAGAAGGAATCGTGATCGATTTTGTCGAAGGGATGGTAGAAAGCGGTTTCAAATTTACCAACCCCAATGCAACTAGTACCTGCGGTTGTGGCAAATCTTTCCAAGCAGGAGACTGTACGCCTACTGGTGTTCCTTGCAGCTAA
- a CDS encoding HesA protein, translating into MVNLTPTELERYSRQMMLPNFGEAAQKRLKSATVLVTGVGGLGGTAALYLAVAGVGKLILVRGGDLRLDDMNRQILMTDDWVGKPRVFKAKETLQAINPDIEIEAVHDYITAENVDSLVQSADMALDCAHNFTERDLLNAACVRWRKPMVEAAMDGMEAYLTTIIPGVTPCLSCLFPEKPDWDRRGFSVLGAVSGTLACLTALEAIKLITGFSQPLLSQLLTIDLNRMEFAKRRSYRDRSCHVCGNNAPWRYSQSPSMETTSNFTT; encoded by the coding sequence GTGGTTAACCTAACTCCTACCGAGTTAGAACGTTATAGTCGCCAAATGATGCTGCCTAATTTTGGCGAAGCGGCTCAGAAGCGCCTGAAGTCAGCGACAGTATTGGTGACAGGTGTGGGGGGATTAGGCGGTACAGCCGCGCTTTATTTAGCAGTAGCAGGCGTTGGCAAGCTAATTCTAGTCCGGGGTGGCGATTTGCGCCTTGATGATATGAATCGTCAGATTCTGATGACGGATGATTGGGTAGGTAAGCCAAGAGTATTTAAGGCTAAAGAAACTTTGCAAGCTATCAATCCTGATATCGAAATCGAGGCGGTTCATGATTACATTACCGCAGAGAATGTGGATTCTTTAGTACAATCCGCAGATATGGCGTTAGACTGCGCCCACAATTTTACAGAACGCGATTTGTTGAATGCGGCTTGTGTGCGCTGGCGCAAACCAATGGTAGAAGCTGCGATGGACGGGATGGAGGCTTACCTGACAACGATTATTCCCGGTGTCACGCCTTGTTTATCTTGTCTGTTTCCCGAAAAGCCTGATTGGGATCGGCGTGGTTTCTCGGTGCTAGGTGCTGTTTCTGGGACATTGGCTTGTTTAACAGCATTGGAAGCAATCAAGCTGATTACTGGGTTTAGTCAGCCTTTATTGTCGCAATTGCTGACAATAGACTTAAACCGGATGGAATTTGCCAAGCGTCGTTCATACCGCGATCGCTCTTGTCATGTATGCGGTAATAATGCGCCTTGGAGATACTCGCAATCTCCATCAATGGAAACCACCAGTAATTTTACAACTTAA
- a CDS encoding nitrogen fixation protein NifW: protein MSKTIDEFKKISDAEEYFQFFELDYDQKIVNINRLHILKKFSQYIQEIDDNSAALSAEEKLNQYCLALQKAYQVFLESTPQEQKVFKVFKDKPKNVITLTELSSD from the coding sequence ATGAGTAAAACTATTGATGAATTCAAAAAAATAAGTGATGCCGAAGAATATTTTCAATTCTTTGAGCTAGATTATGACCAAAAAATTGTCAATATAAATCGTCTCCATATATTGAAAAAATTCTCCCAATATATCCAAGAGATTGATGATAATTCTGCTGCTTTAAGTGCAGAAGAAAAGCTTAATCAATATTGCTTGGCTTTGCAAAAAGCATATCAAGTATTTCTCGAATCAACACCACAAGAACAAAAGGTGTTCAAAGTCTTTAAAGACAAGCCAAAAAATGTAATTACGCTGACAGAACTCTCTTCTGATTAG
- the nifX gene encoding nitrogen fixation protein NifX translates to MKIAFTTSDHIHVNAHFGWAREIDVYEIDAEGYQFLQTLNFEGELKEDGNEDKITPKLDALVDCAIVYVTAIGGTAAAKLIKKGVTPVKARTEEEKIEELLTKLVQTLKGNPPPWLRKALQPKTKTFTDDIENEATV, encoded by the coding sequence ATGAAAATTGCCTTTACAACCAGTGACCACATTCATGTCAATGCTCACTTTGGCTGGGCGAGAGAAATTGATGTCTACGAAATCGATGCAGAAGGATATCAATTTTTACAAACTCTCAACTTTGAGGGTGAGTTAAAAGAAGATGGTAACGAAGATAAAATCACACCCAAACTTGACGCACTGGTTGACTGTGCAATTGTTTATGTAACAGCAATTGGCGGGACTGCTGCTGCCAAGTTAATAAAAAAGGGTGTTACCCCAGTTAAAGCCCGCACCGAAGAAGAAAAAATTGAAGAGTTACTCACTAAATTAGTCCAAACTCTCAAAGGTAATCCTCCACCTTGGTTGCGGAAAGCTCTCCAGCCAAAAACCAAAACCTTTACAGATGATATTGAGAACGAAGCAACTGTATGA
- the nifN gene encoding nitrogenase molybdenum-iron protein NifN, whose translation MAIVTVPEKSVAVNPLKQSQALGASLAFLGLKGMIPLFHGSQGCTAFAKVVLVRHFREAIPLATTAMTEVTTILGGEENVEQALLTLVEKAKPEIIGLCTTGLTETRGDDIERFLKDIRDRHRELDHIPVIFAPTPDFKGALQDGFATAVESIVKEIPQAGGIRSEQVTILAGSAFTPGDLQEIKEIVTAFGLEPIFVPDLGASLDGHLEDNYTPVTGSGTSVKQLRQVGCSAFTIALGESMRGAAKILDERFNIPYEVFGELTGLEAVDEFLQALSILSSNPVPEKYRRQRRQLQDAMLDTHFYFGAKRVSLALEPDLLWGTVRFLQSMGTQIHAAVTTTRSPLLEKLPIKSVTIGDLEDFEELAVGSDLLIGNSNVGAIAKRLSIPLYRLGLPIYDRLGNGLFTKVGYRGTMELLFGIGNLFLEAEEERVKHFFGDV comes from the coding sequence ATGGCGATCGTTACTGTCCCCGAAAAATCAGTTGCAGTTAATCCCCTCAAACAAAGCCAAGCTTTAGGTGCATCCCTCGCCTTTTTGGGATTAAAGGGAATGATACCTCTATTCCACGGTTCTCAAGGGTGTACCGCCTTTGCCAAAGTTGTGCTTGTACGGCATTTTCGGGAAGCTATTCCCCTAGCCACTACAGCCATGACTGAAGTAACTACGATTTTGGGTGGCGAAGAGAATGTGGAACAGGCTCTTCTCACGTTGGTTGAGAAGGCGAAGCCAGAAATTATCGGTTTGTGTACCACTGGGTTGACAGAAACCAGAGGCGATGATATTGAACGCTTCTTGAAGGATATCCGCGATCGCCATCGTGAATTAGACCACATCCCAGTTATCTTTGCACCAACACCAGATTTTAAAGGTGCATTACAAGATGGTTTTGCTACTGCTGTGGAAAGCATCGTTAAGGAAATTCCCCAAGCAGGCGGAATTAGAAGCGAACAAGTCACGATTTTGGCTGGTTCAGCCTTTACTCCAGGCGATTTGCAAGAAATCAAAGAGATTGTTACCGCTTTTGGATTAGAACCTATCTTCGTACCTGACCTCGGTGCTTCTTTAGATGGTCACTTAGAAGATAACTATACCCCGGTGACAGGTAGCGGTACTAGTGTGAAACAACTACGACAAGTAGGTTGTTCTGCTTTCACCATCGCTTTGGGTGAAAGTATGCGGGGTGCTGCCAAAATATTGGATGAACGGTTTAACATTCCCTACGAAGTGTTTGGTGAACTAACTGGCTTGGAAGCCGTAGATGAGTTTTTGCAAGCATTATCGATTTTGAGCAGCAATCCAGTACCCGAAAAATACCGTCGGCAACGTCGGCAATTGCAAGATGCAATGCTTGATACGCACTTTTATTTTGGTGCAAAACGAGTATCTTTAGCTCTAGAGCCTGATTTGTTGTGGGGTACAGTGCGCTTCTTGCAATCGATGGGAACACAAATTCATGCTGCTGTGACCACAACGCGATCGCCTTTACTCGAAAAGCTCCCCATCAAGAGTGTTACTATCGGTGATTTAGAAGACTTTGAAGAACTAGCAGTAGGTTCTGACCTATTGATTGGTAATTCTAACGTGGGAGCGATCGCCAAACGTTTGTCTATTCCTCTTTATCGTTTAGGCTTACCCATTTACGACCGTTTAGGTAATGGTCTGTTTACAAAAGTTGGCTATCGCGGCACGATGGAGCTTTTGTTTGGCATCGGCAACCTCTTTTTAGAAGCTGAAGAAGAGAGAGTAAAACACTTTTTTGGTGATGTTTAA
- a CDS encoding nitrogenase MoFe cofactor biosynthesis protein NifE: MNTQKKVNELLNESGCEHNQQKKGEKKNKSCTQQAQPGAAQGGCAFDGAMIALVPITDAAHLVHGPIACAGNSWGSRGSLSSGPQLYKMGFTTDMTENDVIFGGEKKLYKAILEIHQRYNPTAVFVYATCVTALIGDDINAVCKAAAEKIGTPVVPVIAPGFIGSKNLGNRFGGEALLDYVVGTAEPEFTTPYDINLIGEYNIAGEMWGVLPLFEKLGIRVLSKITGDARYEEIRYAHRAKLNVMICSRALLNMARKMEEQYGIPYIEESFYGIDDINRCLRNVAAKLGESLRDSSASRDLQERTEKLIAEETAALDIALAPYRARLKGKRVVLYTGGVKSWSIISAAKDLGIEVVATSTRKSTEEDKAKIKRLLGTEGMMLEKGNAQELLRLVKDTNADMLIAGGRNQYTALKARIPFLDINQERHHPYAGYVGMLEMARELYEALYSPIWDQIRKPAPWDEEAGTLNNFMSADEMFSASIEEVF, translated from the coding sequence ATGAATACGCAAAAGAAGGTTAATGAACTGCTGAATGAGTCGGGATGCGAACATAATCAGCAGAAGAAGGGCGAGAAGAAGAATAAGTCTTGTACACAACAAGCGCAACCTGGGGCGGCTCAAGGTGGTTGTGCTTTTGATGGGGCGATGATTGCTCTGGTTCCAATTACTGATGCGGCGCATTTGGTTCATGGCCCGATCGCCTGTGCTGGTAATTCTTGGGGTAGTCGTGGTAGTCTATCTTCTGGGCCTCAGCTTTACAAGATGGGTTTCACTACCGACATGACTGAAAATGATGTGATTTTCGGTGGTGAAAAGAAGCTCTACAAGGCAATTTTAGAAATTCATCAGCGTTATAATCCCACGGCTGTATTTGTTTATGCTACTTGTGTGACGGCTTTGATTGGCGATGATATCAATGCTGTTTGCAAGGCGGCGGCTGAAAAAATCGGGACTCCTGTTGTCCCGGTGATTGCGCCGGGATTTATTGGTAGTAAGAATTTGGGGAACCGTTTTGGCGGTGAAGCTTTATTAGATTATGTTGTCGGGACAGCAGAACCGGAGTTCACAACCCCCTATGATATAAACTTGATCGGCGAATACAATATCGCCGGGGAAATGTGGGGAGTCCTGCCTTTATTTGAAAAATTAGGCATCCGCGTACTATCCAAAATCACGGGTGATGCTCGTTATGAAGAAATTCGTTACGCTCACCGTGCCAAGTTGAACGTGATGATTTGTTCGCGGGCTTTGCTCAATATGGCGAGAAAGATGGAGGAGCAATATGGGATTCCCTACATTGAAGAGTCTTTTTATGGGATTGATGATATAAATCGTTGTTTGCGGAATGTGGCTGCTAAGTTGGGCGAGTCCCTTCGGGATAGCTCCGCTTCACGCGATTTGCAAGAGCGCACGGAAAAGCTGATTGCAGAAGAAACAGCCGCTTTGGATATCGCTTTAGCTCCTTATCGCGCCCGACTCAAGGGTAAGCGTGTGGTTCTGTATACTGGCGGTGTGAAGAGTTGGTCTATTATCTCCGCCGCTAAGGATTTGGGGATAGAAGTTGTGGCTACTAGCACCCGCAAGAGTACGGAGGAAGATAAGGCGAAAATCAAACGCTTGCTCGGTACAGAAGGGATGATGCTAGAAAAAGGCAATGCTCAGGAGTTGTTGCGATTGGTCAAAGATACAAACGCTGATATGTTGATTGCGGGTGGTCGGAACCAATACACAGCCCTGAAAGCGCGGATTCCTTTCCTCGACATCAACCAAGAACGCCATCATCCGTATGCTGGGTATGTGGGAATGTTAGAGATGGCACGAGAGTTATACGAAGCCCTCTACAGCCCCATTTGGGATCAAATTCGGAAGCCTGCGCCTTGGGATGAAGAAGCCGGGACTTTAAATAATTTTATGTCAGCAGATGAGATGTTCTCTGCGTCAATAGAAGAGGTATTTTAG
- a CDS encoding Mo-dependent nitrogenase-like protein, producing the protein MDSINHTHSHVNYHPPNYKKSPVLNPLRRLVDGIQVKNNRFAHLICQVIPCCCPFERNISLFGRSFHIPPLCKLNPLYDEFVGLRFRALSYLADECGEDVTRYIC; encoded by the coding sequence ATGGACAGCATCAATCACACTCACTCTCACGTTAATTACCATCCACCTAACTATAAAAAGTCTCCTGTACTTAATCCCTTACGTCGTTTGGTGGACGGAATTCAAGTTAAAAATAATCGCTTCGCTCATCTAATATGCCAGGTAATTCCTTGCTGTTGTCCTTTTGAGCGAAATATTAGTTTATTTGGTCGGAGTTTCCATATTCCACCTTTATGTAAGCTGAATCCTCTCTATGATGAGTTTGTTGGTTTGCGTTTTCGGGCTTTGTCTTACCTCGCTGATGAATGTGGTGAGGATGTGACAAGGTACATTTGCTAA
- a CDS encoding nitrogenase molybdenum-iron protein beta chain, which translates to MPQNPDRIVDHVDLFKQPEYTELFENKRKNFEGAHPPEEVERVSEWTKSWDYREKNFAREALTINPAKGCQPVGAMFAALGFEGTLPFVQGSQGCVAYFRTHLSRHYKEPCSAVSSSMTEDAAVFGGLNNMIEGMQVSYQLYKPKMIAVCTTCMAEVIGDDLGAFITNSKNAGSIPQDFPVPFAHTPSFVGSHITGYDNMMKGILLNLTEGKKTATSNGKINIIPGFDTYVGNNREVKRMLNAMGVDYTILSDSSDYFDSPNTGEFDMYPGGTKLEDAADSINAKATVALQAYTTPKTREYISTQWKQETKVLRPFGVKGTDEFLTAIAELTGKAIPEELEIDRGRLVDAITDSYAWIHGKKFAIYGDPDLIISITSFLLEMGAEPVHILCNNGDETFKKEMEAILAASPFGKEATVWIQKDLWHLRSLLFTEPVDFFIGNSYGKYLWRDTKIPMVRIGYPLFDRHHLHRYATLGYQGGLNILNWVVNTLLDEMDRNTNITGKTDISFDLIR; encoded by the coding sequence ATGCCACAGAATCCTGACAGAATTGTAGACCACGTTGATCTATTCAAACAGCCAGAATACACCGAGCTATTTGAAAACAAGAGAAAGAACTTTGAAGGTGCACATCCTCCTGAAGAAGTTGAAAGAGTTTCTGAATGGACAAAATCTTGGGATTACCGGGAAAAGAACTTCGCTCGTGAAGCTTTAACCATTAACCCTGCTAAAGGTTGTCAACCTGTAGGCGCAATGTTTGCTGCTTTAGGTTTTGAAGGTACTCTTCCCTTCGTTCAAGGTTCTCAAGGTTGTGTGGCTTACTTCCGTACACACCTCAGCCGTCACTATAAAGAGCCTTGCTCCGCAGTTTCTTCTTCCATGACAGAAGACGCAGCAGTATTCGGTGGCTTGAACAACATGATTGAAGGTATGCAAGTTTCATACCAACTGTACAAGCCTAAGATGATTGCTGTTTGCACCACCTGTATGGCTGAAGTTATCGGTGATGACTTGGGTGCGTTCATCACCAACTCTAAGAATGCTGGTTCTATTCCTCAAGACTTCCCAGTACCTTTCGCTCACACCCCCAGCTTCGTTGGTTCCCACATCACTGGTTACGACAACATGATGAAGGGAATTCTGTTGAACCTGACAGAAGGCAAAAAGACAGCTACCAGCAACGGCAAAATCAACATCATCCCTGGTTTTGATACATATGTTGGTAACAACCGCGAAGTTAAGCGGATGTTGAATGCAATGGGTGTTGACTACACCATTCTGTCTGACAGCAGCGACTACTTTGATTCACCCAATACTGGTGAATTTGATATGTACCCAGGTGGTACAAAGCTGGAAGATGCTGCTGATTCTATCAACGCTAAGGCAACAGTAGCTCTCCAAGCTTATACCACACCCAAAACCCGTGAGTATATCTCTACTCAATGGAAGCAAGAAACAAAAGTTCTACGTCCTTTTGGTGTTAAAGGTACTGACGAATTCTTGACTGCGATCGCTGAATTGACTGGTAAAGCGATTCCTGAAGAGTTGGAAATTGATCGCGGTCGTTTAGTTGATGCTATCACTGACTCCTACGCTTGGATTCATGGTAAGAAGTTCGCTATCTACGGCGATCCTGATTTGATCATCTCCATCACCAGCTTCTTGTTAGAAATGGGTGCAGAGCCTGTACACATCCTCTGCAACAACGGCGACGAAACTTTCAAGAAAGAAATGGAAGCTATTCTCGCTGCTAGCCCCTTCGGTAAAGAAGCTACCGTTTGGATTCAAAAAGACTTGTGGCACTTACGCTCTTTGTTGTTCACCGAGCCTGTAGACTTCTTCATCGGTAACTCCTACGGTAAGTACCTGTGGCGCGATACCAAAATCCCAATGGTGCGGATTGGTTATCCTCTGTTCGATCGCCACCACTTACACCGCTATGCTACCCTCGGCTACCAAGGTGGTCTAAATATCCTCAACTGGGTTGTTAACACTCTGTTGGATGAAATGGATCGTAACACCAACATCACTGGTAAGACCGATATCTCCTTCGACTTGATTCGCTAG
- a CDS encoding nitrogenase molybdenum-iron protein alpha chain — MTPPENQNLVDENKELIKEVLQAYPEKARKKREKHLNVHEESKSDCGVKSNIKSIPGVMTARGCAYAGSKGVVWGPIKDMIHISHGPVGCGYWSWSGRRNYYVGITGINSFGTMHFTSDFQERDIVFGGDKKLTKIIDELEILFPLNRGVSIQSECPIGLIGDDIEAVAKKASKQYGKPVVPLRCEGFRGVSQSLGHHIANDAIRDWIFPEFDKAKKNNTIDFEPSPYDVALIGDYNIGGDAWASRMLLEEMGLRVVAQWSGDGTLNELIQGPAAKLVLIHCYRSMNYICRSLEEQYGMPWMEFNFFGPTKIAASLREIAAKFDSKIQENAEKVIAKYTPVMNAVLEKYRPRLEGNTVMLYVGGLRPRHVVPAFEDLGIKVVGTGYEFAHNDDYKRTTHYIDNATIIYDDVTAYEFEEFVKAKKPDLIASGIKEKYAFQKMGLPFRQMHSWDYSGPYHGYDGFAIFARDMDLALNSPTWSLIGAPWKKAATKAKAAA, encoded by the coding sequence GATGAAAATAAGGAACTTATTAAAGAAGTTCTGCAAGCTTACCCCGAAAAAGCTCGCAAAAAACGCGAAAAACACCTCAACGTCCACGAAGAAAGCAAGTCCGATTGCGGCGTTAAGTCTAACATCAAATCTATTCCTGGTGTAATGACCGCTCGTGGTTGTGCTTATGCAGGTTCTAAAGGTGTGGTTTGGGGCCCTATTAAGGACATGATCCACATCAGCCACGGCCCAGTAGGTTGCGGTTATTGGTCTTGGTCTGGTCGTCGTAACTACTATGTAGGTATTACAGGTATCAACTCCTTTGGTACCATGCACTTCACCTCCGACTTCCAAGAACGCGACATCGTATTCGGTGGTGACAAAAAACTCACCAAAATCATCGACGAACTAGAAATTCTCTTCCCTCTAAACCGTGGTGTTTCCATTCAATCTGAATGTCCCATCGGTCTAATTGGGGATGACATCGAAGCTGTAGCTAAAAAAGCTTCTAAGCAATATGGTAAACCAGTTGTACCCCTACGTTGCGAAGGTTTCCGTGGTGTATCTCAGTCTTTAGGACACCACATTGCTAACGATGCTATCCGTGACTGGATTTTCCCTGAATTTGACAAGGCTAAGAAAAACAACACAATCGACTTCGAGCCAAGCCCCTACGACGTAGCATTAATCGGTGACTACAACATCGGTGGTGATGCTTGGGCCAGCCGGATGTTATTAGAAGAAATGGGCTTACGTGTTGTAGCTCAGTGGTCTGGTGACGGTACACTGAACGAGTTGATTCAAGGCCCTGCTGCTAAGTTAGTTCTGATCCACTGCTACCGTTCTATGAACTACATCTGCCGTAGTTTGGAAGAACAATACGGTATGCCTTGGATGGAATTCAACTTCTTCGGCCCCACCAAGATTGCTGCATCTTTACGCGAAATCGCCGCTAAATTTGACTCTAAGATTCAAGAAAACGCTGAGAAAGTCATCGCTAAGTACACACCAGTGATGAATGCGGTACTTGAAAAGTATCGTCCTCGCTTGGAAGGTAACACCGTTATGTTGTACGTAGGTGGTCTACGTCCTCGTCACGTTGTTCCCGCCTTTGAAGATTTGGGTATCAAGGTTGTCGGTACAGGCTACGAATTCGCTCACAACGACGACTACAAACGTACCACCCACTATATCGATAACGCCACCATCATTTACGATGACGTTACCGCTTACGAATTCGAGGAATTCGTTAAAGCTAAGAAGCCTGATCTAATCGCTTCCGGTATTAAAGAGAAGTACGCCTTCCAAAAGATGGGTCTTCCCTTCCGTCAAATGCACTCTTGGGATTACTCCGGCCCTTATCACGGTTATGACGGATTCGCTATCTTCGCTCGTGATATGGATTTAGCACTCAACAGCCCAACTTGGAGCTTGATTGGCGCACCTTGGAAGAAAGCTGCTACTAAAGCTAAGGCTGCTGCTTAA